Proteins encoded by one window of Candidatus Hinthialibacter antarcticus:
- a CDS encoding ferritin-like domain-containing protein, whose amino-acid sequence MAIEYHEPAQELSSKTRDVHRALTSLCEELEAVDWYNQRVDVCTDEELKAVLAHNRDEEIEHAAMTLEWLRRNMPQFDKELKDYLFKDKPIADH is encoded by the coding sequence ATGGCAATTGAATATCACGAGCCTGCGCAGGAACTCTCAAGCAAGACGCGCGACGTGCACCGGGCGCTGACCAGCCTTTGCGAAGAATTGGAAGCCGTTGATTGGTATAACCAACGGGTTGACGTGTGCACCGACGAAGAACTAAAAGCGGTGTTGGCGCATAACCGCGACGAAGAAATCGAACACGCGGCAATGACGCTTGAATGGCTGCGCCGCAACATGCCGCAATTTGATAAAGAATTAAAAGACTATTTGTTCAAAGACAAACCAATCGCAGATCACTAA